From a region of the Betta splendens chromosome 5, fBetSpl5.4, whole genome shotgun sequence genome:
- the arl6ip5a gene encoding ADP-ribosylation factor-like 6 interacting protein 5a, giving the protein MSKVELAPLRAWNDFCPGWERFAKPDTSDLAKWNNRVVSNLLYYQTNYLLLAVIVFLIVGFQNPMGMFTAAAVVSAVFLGSVWAGENRAVINHFKRQNPTAFVVVVMVASYFLISMLGSVMVFMTAITLPLALICAHASFRLRNVKNKLENKMEGAGLKRSPMGILLEALGQQEEGLQKIHTLWRER; this is encoded by the exons ATGTCCAAAGTGGAGCTGGCGCCGCTCAGGGCGTGGAACGACTTCTGTCCCGGATGGGAAAGGTTCGCCAAACCAGATACGAGCGACCTGGCGAAATGGAACAACAGGGTTGTCAGCAACCTGCTTTATTACCAGACGAACTACCTGCTGTTGGCCGTCATCGTTTTCCTCATCGTCGG GTTCCAGAACCCCATGGGCATGTTCACTGCTGCAGCCGTGGTGTCGGCCGTGTTCCTGGGTTCGGTCTGGGCCGGAGAGAACAGAGCCGTCATCAACCACTTCAAGAGGCAGAACCCCACGGCTTTCGTGGTGGTTGTGATGGTGGCCAGCTACTTTCTCATCTCCATGCTGGGCAGCGTCATGGTGTTCATGACGGCCATCACTTTACCTCTGGCCT TGATATGTGCACATGCTTCGTTTCGCCTGCGCAACGTAAAGAATAAACTGGAGAACAAGATGGAAGGCGCTGGACTGAAGAGGTCGCCTATGGGCATTCTGCTGGAGGCTCTGGGTCAGCAGGAAGAGGGTCTGCAGAAGATCCACACTCTGTGGAGGGAACGCTGA